One window from the genome of Scatophagus argus isolate fScaArg1 chromosome 13, fScaArg1.pri, whole genome shotgun sequence encodes:
- the LOC124069836 gene encoding ephrin type-A receptor 4-like isoform X3, protein MEPHQAARRASGSHTRVDAAAHMAASVQRIFPTFIWIITLVSSSRTRVYPPNEVTLLDTRTVPGELKWAASPSEGGWEEVSIMDEKNIPIRTYQVCNVLEPNQNNWLRTDWIPRSGAQRVYVEVKFTLRDCNSLPGVTGTCKETFNLYYHESNEDRESYIKESSFMKVDTVAADESFTQVDVGDRIMKLNTEVRDVRVTTRKGFYLAFQDVGACIALVSVRVFYKTCPLTVRNLATFPDTVTGADTSSLVEVRGSCVNQSEEREEPKMYCGADGEWLVPIGGCLCNPGYQEKSGTCKACSVGFYKAKSSDTGCSKCPPYSHSLRDGATVCDCHSGFFRADSDPLSMACTQPPSAPQQLISVVNETSVVLEWAPPRRLGGRSDTSYSLECLICQTGIHSQTGSKAFSRNHSISHSEGQHSGLGMQSDQGIVGSEVQSERGVFQGRPLPGDYPRVSSSSSSQLCLQCGSDVIFSPSQTGLKTTRVVVSELRAHTHYTFIVHARNGVSQASGAGAAQSVSVTVTTNQAAPSPVSSIQVTDVTRHSLSLAWQQPDRPNGVILEYEVKFYEKDQKERSYRIIRTFSRSVDVTGLNPLTVYVFHVRARTAAGYGEFSAPFEFSTNSDPFPLIGEGVNSAFLLLSVSGVGILLLISAAVFIISRSRRSKYSKTKQDSEEEKHLNPGVKIYVDPFTYEDPDQAIHEFAKEIDVNSIHIERVIGMGEFGEVCSGRLRVQGKREIYVAIKSLKAGYSDKQRRDFLSEASIMGQFDHPNIIRLEGVVTRCKPLMIITEYMENGSLDAFLRKHDGQFTVIQLVGMLRGIASGMKYLSDMSYVHRDLAARNILVNSNLVCKVSDFGLSRVLEDDPEAAYTTREATGTYLSPGGKIPIRWTAPEAIAYRKFTTASDVWSYGIVMWEVVSYGERPYWDMNNQDVIKAIEEGYRLPAPMDCPVVLHQLMLDCWERERAERPTFSQILNMLDKLIRNPGTLRRTGGDRPTSTMLESGVGSEVCVSVVPEVCVPEWSVCVWLQSIGLERYRDTLTAAGYTSLDSLLALTHQEMDRLGVITPSHQDILMASVQQEVLSQMQHMQHTMVPV, encoded by the exons ATGGAGCCGCATCAGGCAGCGCGCAGAGCCAGCGGATCACACACACGCGTTGACGCGGCGGCACACATGGCTGCAAGTGTACAGCGAATATTTCCTACGTTCATCTGGATAATAACGCTAGTCTCGAGTTCCAGGACGAGGGTTTATCCACCCAACGAAG TGACCCTGCTGGATACCAGGACAGTGCCAGGAGAGCTGAAATGGGCAGCCAGCCCTTCAGAGGGAGGG tGGGAAGAGGTGAGTATTATGGATGAGAAAAACATCCCCATCAGAACATACCAGGTGTGCAATGTCTTAGAGCCCAATCAAAACAACTGGCTGAGGACAGACTGGATTCCTCGATCTGGCGCTCAGCGGGTCTACGTTGAAGTCAAGTTCACCCTGAGAGACTGTAATAGCCTGCCAGGGGTCACTGGCACCTGCAAG GAGACATTCAATCTGTACTACCACGAATCAAACGAAGACAGAGAGAGCTACATCAAAGAAAGCAGCTTCATGAAGGTGGACACTGTGGCAGCAGACGAGAGCTTCACTCAG GTGGATGTTGGTGACCGCATCATGAAGCTGAACACCGAGGTGCGAGATGTAAGGGTCACAACCCGAAAGGGTTTCTACCTGGCCTTTCAGGATGTCGGCGCCTGCATCGCTTTGGTCTCTGTCAGAGTTTTCTACAAAACCTGCCCGCTCACCGTCCGCAACCTGGCAACTTTTCCAGACACCGTTACCGGAGCTGATACGTCTTCATTAGTGGAGGTCAGGGGCTCTTGTGTCAACCAATCAGAAGAGCGAGAGGAGCCTAAAATGTACTGCGGTGCTGATGGGGAGTGGTTGGTTCCTATTGGTGGATGTCTCTGTAACCCAGGATATCAAGAGAAAAGTGGCACATGTAAAG CCTGCTCTGTTGGCTTTTACAAGGCAAAATCTTCAGATACAGGATGTTCTAAGTGTCCTCCATACAGCCACTCACTCAGAGACGGAGCGACTGTTTGTGACTGCCACTCTGGATTCTTCCGGGCTGACAGCGACCCTCTGTCCATGGCCTGTACCc aGCCACCGTCAGCCCCACAGCAGCTCATCTCCGTGGTGAATGAGACATCGGTGGTCTTGGAGTGGGCCCCCCCTCGTCGGCTTGGAGGACGAAGTGACACCAGCTACAGTCTGGAGTGTCTCATCTGTCAAACAGGAATCCACAGTCAAACTGGCAGTAAAGCCTTCTCCAGGAATCACAGCATCTCCCACAGTGAGGGTCAGCACAGTGGCCTTGGGATGCAGTCAGACCAGGGGATTGTGGGATCTGAAGTCCAGTCAGAGAGAGGTGTCTTCCAGGGCAGGCCACTGCCTGGAGATTACCCGAGAGTCAGCTCAAGCTCCAGCTCTCAGCTCTGCCTGCAGTGTGGCTCCGATGTAATCTTCTCTCCCAGCCAAACTGGCCTGAAGACCACCAGGGTGGTGGTGAGCGAGCTCAGGGCCCACACACACTACACCTTCATCGTGCATGCACGCAACGGGGTCTCCCAGGCCAGTGGTGCAGGAGCAGCCCagagtgtgtctgtcacagtcaCCACCAACCAAGCAG ctcCCTCTCCGGTGTCCTCCATCCAAGTCACTGATGTCACCAGGCACAGTCTGTCGTTGGCGTGGCAACAGCCGGATCGACCCAATGGGGTCATCCTAGAATACGAGGTCAAGTTCTACGAAAAG GATCAGAAAGAGAGGTCCTACCGTATAATTAGGACCTTCTCTCGGAGCGTCGATGTCACGGGTCTCAACCCCCTCACTGTTTATGTGTTCCACGTCCGCGCTCGCACGGCGGCTGGATATGGAGAGTTCAGTGCTCCTTTTGAATTCTCCACCAATTCAG ATCCCTTCCCTTTGATTGGAGAAGGAGTAAACTCagccttcctgctgctgtctgtcagtgggGTGGGAATTTTACTGCTGATATCTGCAGCTGTCTTCATCATTAGCCGCAg CAGGAGGAGCaagtacagtaaaacaaagcaggactcagaggaggaaaaacatctTAACCCAG GAGTCAAAATCTATGTGGACCCGTTCACCTATGAAGACCCCGATCAAGCCATCCACGAGTTTGCCAAGGAGATTGACGTTAACAGTATTCACATTGAGAGAGTTATTGGCATGG gagagTTTGGGGAGGTGTGCAGTGGTCGGCTGCGTGTTCAGGGAAAGAGGGAGATCTATGTGGCCATCAAGAGCCTGAAGGCGGGTTActcagacaaacagaggagggacttcctgtctgaggcCTCCATCATGGGACAGTTCGACCATCCGAATATCATCAGGCTGGAGGGTGTCGTCACTAGAT GTAAGCCACTGATGATCATCACAGAATACATGGAAAATGGATCCCTGGATGCTTTCCTTCGG AAACATGATGGCCAGTTCACAGTGATCCAGCTGGTTGGCATGCTGCGAGGCATCGCCTCAGGTATGAAGTACCTGTCAGACATGAGCTACGTTCACAGAGACCTGGCAGCTCGGAACATCCTGGTCAACAGCAACCTGGTGTGTAAGGTGTCTGATTTTGGCCTGAGTCGGGTTCTGGAGGATGACCCAGAGGCTGCCTACACTACAAGG GAGGCCACTGGGACATATCTTTCCCCTGGAGGGAAGATACCCATCAGGTGGACGGCTCCAGAGGCCATAGCCTACAGGAAGTTCACCACGGCCAGCGACGTGTGGAGTTATGGTATCGTCATGTGGGAGGTGGTTTCATATGGAGAAAGACCCTACTGGGACATGAACAACCAGGAT GTGATTAAAGCGATTGAAGAGGGCTACCGTCTGCCTGCTCCCATGGACTGTCCTGTGGTTCTGCACCAGTTAATGTTGGATTGctgggagagagagcgagcagagAGACCCACCTTCAGCCAGATACTCAACATGCTGGATAAACTCATCCGTAACCCTGGAACACTGCGCCGCACAGGAGGGGACAG gcCCACAAGCACTATGCTGGAGTCAGGAGTGGGTTCAGAGGTGTGCGTGTCAGTTGTACCGGAGGTGTGTGTGCCAGAGTGGTCGgtgtgtgtctggctgcagTCCATTGGGTTGGAGAGGTACAGagacactctgacagcagcaggatacACCAGCCTTGACAGCCTCCTGGCTCTCACACACCA GGAGATGGACAGACTTGGAGTAATCACACCATCACACCAGGACATACTAATGGCTAGTGTGCAGCAAGAAGTGCTGTCTCAAATGCAGCACATGCAACACACAATGGTTCCAGTCTGA
- the LOC124069836 gene encoding ephrin type-A receptor 4-like isoform X1, with translation MEPHQAARRASGSHTRVDAAAHMAASVQRIFPTFIWIITLVSSSRTRVYPPNEVTLLDTRTVPGELKWAASPSEGGWEEVSIMDEKNIPIRTYQVCNVLEPNQNNWLRTDWIPRSGAQRVYVEVKFTLRDCNSLPGVTGTCKETFNLYYHESNEDRESYIKESSFMKVDTVAADESFTQVDVGDRIMKLNTEVRDVRVTTRKGFYLAFQDVGACIALVSVRVFYKTCPLTVRNLATFPDTVTGADTSSLVEVRGSCVNQSEEREEPKMYCGADGEWLVPIGGCLCNPGYQEKSGTCKACSVGFYKAKSSDTGCSKCPPYSHSLRDGATVCDCHSGFFRADSDPLSMACTQPPSAPQQLISVVNETSVVLEWAPPRRLGGRSDTSYSLECLICQTGIHSQTGSKAFSRNHSISHSEGQHSGLGMQSDQGIVGSEVQSERGVFQGRPLPGDYPRVSSSSSSQLCLQCGSDVIFSPSQTGLKTTRVVVSELRAHTHYTFIVHARNGVSQASGAGAAQSVSVTVTTNQAAPSPVSSIQVTDVTRHSLSLAWQQPDRPNGVILEYEVKFYEKDQKERSYRIIRTFSRSVDVTGLNPLTVYVFHVRARTAAGYGEFSAPFEFSTNSDPFPLIGEGVNSAFLLLSVSGVGILLLISAAVFIISRSRRSKYSKTKQDSEEEKHLNPGVKIYVDPFTYEDPDQAIHEFAKEIDVNSIHIERVIGMGEFGEVCSGRLRVQGKREIYVAIKSLKAGYSDKQRRDFLSEASIMGQFDHPNIIRLEGVVTRCELLKESAHSWQQHLGYVLILIKSNILTCLGKPLMIITEYMENGSLDAFLRKHDGQFTVIQLVGMLRGIASGMKYLSDMSYVHRDLAARNILVNSNLVCKVSDFGLSRVLEDDPEAAYTTREATGTYLSPGGKIPIRWTAPEAIAYRKFTTASDVWSYGIVMWEVVSYGERPYWDMNNQDVIKAIEEGYRLPAPMDCPVVLHQLMLDCWERERAERPTFSQILNMLDKLIRNPGTLRRTGGDRPTSTMLESGVGSEVCVSVVPEVCVPEWSVCVWLQSIGLERYRDTLTAAGYTSLDSLLALTHQEMDRLGVITPSHQDILMASVQQEVLSQMQHMQHTMVPV, from the exons ATGGAGCCGCATCAGGCAGCGCGCAGAGCCAGCGGATCACACACACGCGTTGACGCGGCGGCACACATGGCTGCAAGTGTACAGCGAATATTTCCTACGTTCATCTGGATAATAACGCTAGTCTCGAGTTCCAGGACGAGGGTTTATCCACCCAACGAAG TGACCCTGCTGGATACCAGGACAGTGCCAGGAGAGCTGAAATGGGCAGCCAGCCCTTCAGAGGGAGGG tGGGAAGAGGTGAGTATTATGGATGAGAAAAACATCCCCATCAGAACATACCAGGTGTGCAATGTCTTAGAGCCCAATCAAAACAACTGGCTGAGGACAGACTGGATTCCTCGATCTGGCGCTCAGCGGGTCTACGTTGAAGTCAAGTTCACCCTGAGAGACTGTAATAGCCTGCCAGGGGTCACTGGCACCTGCAAG GAGACATTCAATCTGTACTACCACGAATCAAACGAAGACAGAGAGAGCTACATCAAAGAAAGCAGCTTCATGAAGGTGGACACTGTGGCAGCAGACGAGAGCTTCACTCAG GTGGATGTTGGTGACCGCATCATGAAGCTGAACACCGAGGTGCGAGATGTAAGGGTCACAACCCGAAAGGGTTTCTACCTGGCCTTTCAGGATGTCGGCGCCTGCATCGCTTTGGTCTCTGTCAGAGTTTTCTACAAAACCTGCCCGCTCACCGTCCGCAACCTGGCAACTTTTCCAGACACCGTTACCGGAGCTGATACGTCTTCATTAGTGGAGGTCAGGGGCTCTTGTGTCAACCAATCAGAAGAGCGAGAGGAGCCTAAAATGTACTGCGGTGCTGATGGGGAGTGGTTGGTTCCTATTGGTGGATGTCTCTGTAACCCAGGATATCAAGAGAAAAGTGGCACATGTAAAG CCTGCTCTGTTGGCTTTTACAAGGCAAAATCTTCAGATACAGGATGTTCTAAGTGTCCTCCATACAGCCACTCACTCAGAGACGGAGCGACTGTTTGTGACTGCCACTCTGGATTCTTCCGGGCTGACAGCGACCCTCTGTCCATGGCCTGTACCc aGCCACCGTCAGCCCCACAGCAGCTCATCTCCGTGGTGAATGAGACATCGGTGGTCTTGGAGTGGGCCCCCCCTCGTCGGCTTGGAGGACGAAGTGACACCAGCTACAGTCTGGAGTGTCTCATCTGTCAAACAGGAATCCACAGTCAAACTGGCAGTAAAGCCTTCTCCAGGAATCACAGCATCTCCCACAGTGAGGGTCAGCACAGTGGCCTTGGGATGCAGTCAGACCAGGGGATTGTGGGATCTGAAGTCCAGTCAGAGAGAGGTGTCTTCCAGGGCAGGCCACTGCCTGGAGATTACCCGAGAGTCAGCTCAAGCTCCAGCTCTCAGCTCTGCCTGCAGTGTGGCTCCGATGTAATCTTCTCTCCCAGCCAAACTGGCCTGAAGACCACCAGGGTGGTGGTGAGCGAGCTCAGGGCCCACACACACTACACCTTCATCGTGCATGCACGCAACGGGGTCTCCCAGGCCAGTGGTGCAGGAGCAGCCCagagtgtgtctgtcacagtcaCCACCAACCAAGCAG ctcCCTCTCCGGTGTCCTCCATCCAAGTCACTGATGTCACCAGGCACAGTCTGTCGTTGGCGTGGCAACAGCCGGATCGACCCAATGGGGTCATCCTAGAATACGAGGTCAAGTTCTACGAAAAG GATCAGAAAGAGAGGTCCTACCGTATAATTAGGACCTTCTCTCGGAGCGTCGATGTCACGGGTCTCAACCCCCTCACTGTTTATGTGTTCCACGTCCGCGCTCGCACGGCGGCTGGATATGGAGAGTTCAGTGCTCCTTTTGAATTCTCCACCAATTCAG ATCCCTTCCCTTTGATTGGAGAAGGAGTAAACTCagccttcctgctgctgtctgtcagtgggGTGGGAATTTTACTGCTGATATCTGCAGCTGTCTTCATCATTAGCCGCAg CAGGAGGAGCaagtacagtaaaacaaagcaggactcagaggaggaaaaacatctTAACCCAG GAGTCAAAATCTATGTGGACCCGTTCACCTATGAAGACCCCGATCAAGCCATCCACGAGTTTGCCAAGGAGATTGACGTTAACAGTATTCACATTGAGAGAGTTATTGGCATGG gagagTTTGGGGAGGTGTGCAGTGGTCGGCTGCGTGTTCAGGGAAAGAGGGAGATCTATGTGGCCATCAAGAGCCTGAAGGCGGGTTActcagacaaacagaggagggacttcctgtctgaggcCTCCATCATGGGACAGTTCGACCATCCGAATATCATCAGGCTGGAGGGTGTCGTCACTAGATGTGAGTTGCTGAAGGAATCAGCACACTCTTGGCAGCAGCATTTGGGTTATGTGCTCATTCTAATTAAGTCTAATATTTTGACCTGTTTAGGTAAGCCACTGATGATCATCACAGAATACATGGAAAATGGATCCCTGGATGCTTTCCTTCGG AAACATGATGGCCAGTTCACAGTGATCCAGCTGGTTGGCATGCTGCGAGGCATCGCCTCAGGTATGAAGTACCTGTCAGACATGAGCTACGTTCACAGAGACCTGGCAGCTCGGAACATCCTGGTCAACAGCAACCTGGTGTGTAAGGTGTCTGATTTTGGCCTGAGTCGGGTTCTGGAGGATGACCCAGAGGCTGCCTACACTACAAGG GAGGCCACTGGGACATATCTTTCCCCTGGAGGGAAGATACCCATCAGGTGGACGGCTCCAGAGGCCATAGCCTACAGGAAGTTCACCACGGCCAGCGACGTGTGGAGTTATGGTATCGTCATGTGGGAGGTGGTTTCATATGGAGAAAGACCCTACTGGGACATGAACAACCAGGAT GTGATTAAAGCGATTGAAGAGGGCTACCGTCTGCCTGCTCCCATGGACTGTCCTGTGGTTCTGCACCAGTTAATGTTGGATTGctgggagagagagcgagcagagAGACCCACCTTCAGCCAGATACTCAACATGCTGGATAAACTCATCCGTAACCCTGGAACACTGCGCCGCACAGGAGGGGACAG gcCCACAAGCACTATGCTGGAGTCAGGAGTGGGTTCAGAGGTGTGCGTGTCAGTTGTACCGGAGGTGTGTGTGCCAGAGTGGTCGgtgtgtgtctggctgcagTCCATTGGGTTGGAGAGGTACAGagacactctgacagcagcaggatacACCAGCCTTGACAGCCTCCTGGCTCTCACACACCA GGAGATGGACAGACTTGGAGTAATCACACCATCACACCAGGACATACTAATGGCTAGTGTGCAGCAAGAAGTGCTGTCTCAAATGCAGCACATGCAACACACAATGGTTCCAGTCTGA
- the LOC124069836 gene encoding ephrin type-A receptor 4-like isoform X2 produces MEPHQAARRASGSHTRVDAAAHMAASVQRIFPTFIWIITLVSSSRTRVYPPNEVTLLDTRTVPGELKWAASPSEGGWEEVSIMDEKNIPIRTYQVCNVLEPNQNNWLRTDWIPRSGAQRVYVEVKFTLRDCNSLPGVTGTCKETFNLYYHESNEDRESYIKESSFMKVDTVAADESFTQVDVGDRIMKLNTEVRDVRVTTRKGFYLAFQDVGACIALVSVRVFYKTCPLTVRNLATFPDTVTGADTSSLVEVRGSCVNQSEEREEPKMYCGADGEWLVPIGGCLCNPGYQEKSGTCKACSVGFYKAKSSDTGCSKCPPYSHSLRDGATVCDCHSGFFRADSDPLSMACTQPPSAPQQLISVVNETSVVLEWAPPRRLGGRSDTSYSLECLICQTGIHSQTGSKAFSRNHSISHSEGQHSGLGMQSDQGIVGSEVQSERGVFQGRPLPGDYPRVSSSSSSQLCLQCGSDVIFSPSQTGLKTTRVVVSELRAHTHYTFIVHARNGVSQASGAGAAQSVSVTVTTNQAAPSPVSSIQVTDVTRHSLSLAWQQPDRPNGVILEYEVKFYEKDQKERSYRIIRTFSRSVDVTGLNPLTVYVFHVRARTAAGYGEFSAPFEFSTNSDPFPLIGEGVNSAFLLLSVSGVGILLLISAAVFIISRRRSKYSKTKQDSEEEKHLNPGVKIYVDPFTYEDPDQAIHEFAKEIDVNSIHIERVIGMGEFGEVCSGRLRVQGKREIYVAIKSLKAGYSDKQRRDFLSEASIMGQFDHPNIIRLEGVVTRCELLKESAHSWQQHLGYVLILIKSNILTCLGKPLMIITEYMENGSLDAFLRKHDGQFTVIQLVGMLRGIASGMKYLSDMSYVHRDLAARNILVNSNLVCKVSDFGLSRVLEDDPEAAYTTREATGTYLSPGGKIPIRWTAPEAIAYRKFTTASDVWSYGIVMWEVVSYGERPYWDMNNQDVIKAIEEGYRLPAPMDCPVVLHQLMLDCWERERAERPTFSQILNMLDKLIRNPGTLRRTGGDRPTSTMLESGVGSEVCVSVVPEVCVPEWSVCVWLQSIGLERYRDTLTAAGYTSLDSLLALTHQEMDRLGVITPSHQDILMASVQQEVLSQMQHMQHTMVPV; encoded by the exons ATGGAGCCGCATCAGGCAGCGCGCAGAGCCAGCGGATCACACACACGCGTTGACGCGGCGGCACACATGGCTGCAAGTGTACAGCGAATATTTCCTACGTTCATCTGGATAATAACGCTAGTCTCGAGTTCCAGGACGAGGGTTTATCCACCCAACGAAG TGACCCTGCTGGATACCAGGACAGTGCCAGGAGAGCTGAAATGGGCAGCCAGCCCTTCAGAGGGAGGG tGGGAAGAGGTGAGTATTATGGATGAGAAAAACATCCCCATCAGAACATACCAGGTGTGCAATGTCTTAGAGCCCAATCAAAACAACTGGCTGAGGACAGACTGGATTCCTCGATCTGGCGCTCAGCGGGTCTACGTTGAAGTCAAGTTCACCCTGAGAGACTGTAATAGCCTGCCAGGGGTCACTGGCACCTGCAAG GAGACATTCAATCTGTACTACCACGAATCAAACGAAGACAGAGAGAGCTACATCAAAGAAAGCAGCTTCATGAAGGTGGACACTGTGGCAGCAGACGAGAGCTTCACTCAG GTGGATGTTGGTGACCGCATCATGAAGCTGAACACCGAGGTGCGAGATGTAAGGGTCACAACCCGAAAGGGTTTCTACCTGGCCTTTCAGGATGTCGGCGCCTGCATCGCTTTGGTCTCTGTCAGAGTTTTCTACAAAACCTGCCCGCTCACCGTCCGCAACCTGGCAACTTTTCCAGACACCGTTACCGGAGCTGATACGTCTTCATTAGTGGAGGTCAGGGGCTCTTGTGTCAACCAATCAGAAGAGCGAGAGGAGCCTAAAATGTACTGCGGTGCTGATGGGGAGTGGTTGGTTCCTATTGGTGGATGTCTCTGTAACCCAGGATATCAAGAGAAAAGTGGCACATGTAAAG CCTGCTCTGTTGGCTTTTACAAGGCAAAATCTTCAGATACAGGATGTTCTAAGTGTCCTCCATACAGCCACTCACTCAGAGACGGAGCGACTGTTTGTGACTGCCACTCTGGATTCTTCCGGGCTGACAGCGACCCTCTGTCCATGGCCTGTACCc aGCCACCGTCAGCCCCACAGCAGCTCATCTCCGTGGTGAATGAGACATCGGTGGTCTTGGAGTGGGCCCCCCCTCGTCGGCTTGGAGGACGAAGTGACACCAGCTACAGTCTGGAGTGTCTCATCTGTCAAACAGGAATCCACAGTCAAACTGGCAGTAAAGCCTTCTCCAGGAATCACAGCATCTCCCACAGTGAGGGTCAGCACAGTGGCCTTGGGATGCAGTCAGACCAGGGGATTGTGGGATCTGAAGTCCAGTCAGAGAGAGGTGTCTTCCAGGGCAGGCCACTGCCTGGAGATTACCCGAGAGTCAGCTCAAGCTCCAGCTCTCAGCTCTGCCTGCAGTGTGGCTCCGATGTAATCTTCTCTCCCAGCCAAACTGGCCTGAAGACCACCAGGGTGGTGGTGAGCGAGCTCAGGGCCCACACACACTACACCTTCATCGTGCATGCACGCAACGGGGTCTCCCAGGCCAGTGGTGCAGGAGCAGCCCagagtgtgtctgtcacagtcaCCACCAACCAAGCAG ctcCCTCTCCGGTGTCCTCCATCCAAGTCACTGATGTCACCAGGCACAGTCTGTCGTTGGCGTGGCAACAGCCGGATCGACCCAATGGGGTCATCCTAGAATACGAGGTCAAGTTCTACGAAAAG GATCAGAAAGAGAGGTCCTACCGTATAATTAGGACCTTCTCTCGGAGCGTCGATGTCACGGGTCTCAACCCCCTCACTGTTTATGTGTTCCACGTCCGCGCTCGCACGGCGGCTGGATATGGAGAGTTCAGTGCTCCTTTTGAATTCTCCACCAATTCAG ATCCCTTCCCTTTGATTGGAGAAGGAGTAAACTCagccttcctgctgctgtctgtcagtgggGTGGGAATTTTACTGCTGATATCTGCAGCTGTCTTCATCATTAGCCGCAg GAGGAGCaagtacagtaaaacaaagcaggactcagaggaggaaaaacatctTAACCCAG GAGTCAAAATCTATGTGGACCCGTTCACCTATGAAGACCCCGATCAAGCCATCCACGAGTTTGCCAAGGAGATTGACGTTAACAGTATTCACATTGAGAGAGTTATTGGCATGG gagagTTTGGGGAGGTGTGCAGTGGTCGGCTGCGTGTTCAGGGAAAGAGGGAGATCTATGTGGCCATCAAGAGCCTGAAGGCGGGTTActcagacaaacagaggagggacttcctgtctgaggcCTCCATCATGGGACAGTTCGACCATCCGAATATCATCAGGCTGGAGGGTGTCGTCACTAGATGTGAGTTGCTGAAGGAATCAGCACACTCTTGGCAGCAGCATTTGGGTTATGTGCTCATTCTAATTAAGTCTAATATTTTGACCTGTTTAGGTAAGCCACTGATGATCATCACAGAATACATGGAAAATGGATCCCTGGATGCTTTCCTTCGG AAACATGATGGCCAGTTCACAGTGATCCAGCTGGTTGGCATGCTGCGAGGCATCGCCTCAGGTATGAAGTACCTGTCAGACATGAGCTACGTTCACAGAGACCTGGCAGCTCGGAACATCCTGGTCAACAGCAACCTGGTGTGTAAGGTGTCTGATTTTGGCCTGAGTCGGGTTCTGGAGGATGACCCAGAGGCTGCCTACACTACAAGG GAGGCCACTGGGACATATCTTTCCCCTGGAGGGAAGATACCCATCAGGTGGACGGCTCCAGAGGCCATAGCCTACAGGAAGTTCACCACGGCCAGCGACGTGTGGAGTTATGGTATCGTCATGTGGGAGGTGGTTTCATATGGAGAAAGACCCTACTGGGACATGAACAACCAGGAT GTGATTAAAGCGATTGAAGAGGGCTACCGTCTGCCTGCTCCCATGGACTGTCCTGTGGTTCTGCACCAGTTAATGTTGGATTGctgggagagagagcgagcagagAGACCCACCTTCAGCCAGATACTCAACATGCTGGATAAACTCATCCGTAACCCTGGAACACTGCGCCGCACAGGAGGGGACAG gcCCACAAGCACTATGCTGGAGTCAGGAGTGGGTTCAGAGGTGTGCGTGTCAGTTGTACCGGAGGTGTGTGTGCCAGAGTGGTCGgtgtgtgtctggctgcagTCCATTGGGTTGGAGAGGTACAGagacactctgacagcagcaggatacACCAGCCTTGACAGCCTCCTGGCTCTCACACACCA GGAGATGGACAGACTTGGAGTAATCACACCATCACACCAGGACATACTAATGGCTAGTGTGCAGCAAGAAGTGCTGTCTCAAATGCAGCACATGCAACACACAATGGTTCCAGTCTGA